The following coding sequences are from one Candidatus Zixiibacteriota bacterium window:
- a CDS encoding SGNH/GDSL hydrolase family protein: MPRVFKHFLFSLVAILLLLAGAEGVLRLANIKARVDNPFFMLVRVFEYPDFFEKDHDLFWRLKRNISDKEEFLVPGSYRTNALGFRGGELAAETPSTFTVACFGNSCTFGWRLTEEQTYPGQLQTRLAPISRAQFRVVNCGVPGYSSFQGLRLLRETLPRLKPKVVTICYGWNDHWAAGFDIEDKTQEMAPQWILDAQNVLSRSYVYRAVKYTLLSRSEKAREYTYNKQSPKYRVGLEDYRANLEAMIRLCREQGATPILITAPVGDADPGQANPMEAYHERYNDVVRQTAADLGVGLVDAARLFAEHPEYFDDPKGDFIHYNERGAAAISAELERLILSLP; encoded by the coding sequence GTGCCGCGCGTGTTCAAGCATTTCCTTTTCAGTCTAGTTGCAATCCTGCTTTTGCTGGCCGGGGCCGAGGGTGTCCTGAGGTTGGCCAACATCAAAGCACGGGTGGACAATCCGTTTTTCATGCTGGTGCGGGTGTTCGAGTATCCGGACTTCTTCGAGAAGGATCACGATCTGTTCTGGCGGCTGAAGAGGAATATCAGCGACAAAGAAGAATTTTTGGTGCCGGGGTCGTACCGCACGAATGCGCTGGGGTTTCGCGGGGGCGAGTTGGCGGCCGAGACGCCGTCGACCTTCACCGTCGCCTGCTTCGGCAATTCGTGCACGTTCGGCTGGCGGCTGACGGAGGAGCAGACCTATCCGGGTCAACTGCAGACGCGGCTGGCGCCGATTAGCCGGGCGCAATTTCGCGTGGTGAATTGCGGGGTACCGGGGTATTCGTCATTTCAGGGGCTGCGGCTGTTGCGGGAGACGCTGCCGCGACTTAAGCCGAAGGTGGTGACGATTTGTTACGGCTGGAACGACCACTGGGCGGCGGGATTCGACATCGAGGACAAGACGCAGGAGATGGCGCCGCAGTGGATACTTGATGCGCAGAATGTCTTGTCACGCAGCTATGTCTACCGTGCCGTCAAGTATACCCTGCTCTCGCGCAGCGAGAAAGCACGGGAGTATACCTACAACAAGCAATCGCCGAAGTACCGGGTGGGGCTGGAGGACTATCGCGCCAATCTTGAGGCGATGATCCGGCTGTGCCGTGAGCAGGGCGCCACGCCGATCTTGATCACGGCCCCGGTGGGCGATGCCGATCCGGGGCAGGCCAATCCGATGGAGGCCTACCATGAGCGTTACAACGACGTGGTGCGGCAGACCGCGGCAGATCTGGGCGTGGGGTTAGTCGATGCAGCGCGGCTGTTTGCGGAGCATCCGGAGTACTTCGATGATCCGAAAGGGGACTTCATTCACTATAACGAGCGCGGCGCGGCGGCGATCAGCGCCGAGCTGGAGCGGTTGATTCTCTCCCTGCCGTGA